A single window of Solea solea chromosome 9, fSolSol10.1, whole genome shotgun sequence DNA harbors:
- the rgs5a gene encoding regulator of G-protein signaling 5a, producing the protein MCKGLAALPQTCLVRAKEIKTKLGVLLQKPENAIDLIIPYPEKPEKKPDKLQKPTPEEAAFWRESLERVLNSSYGQAAFRSFLQSEFSDENIEFWMACEDFKKTKDPVKLSAKAKKIYEDYIQSEGPREVNIDHFTKDVTLRNLVDLSHGTFDLAQKRIFALMEKDSFGRFLRSDQYQELLVN; encoded by the exons ATGTGTAAGGGATTAGCTGCCTTACCTCAAACCTGCCTTGTAAG GGCAAAGGAGATCAAGACAAAGTTGGGTGTTTTACTGCAGAAGCCAGAAAATGCCATCGACCTCATCATTCCTTACCCGGAGAAGCCGGAGAAGAAGCCGGATAAGCTGCAGAA GCCTACTCCGGAGGAGGCTGCTTTCTGGCGGGAGAGTCTGGAACGAGTCCTCAACAGCAGCT aTGGCCAGGCTGCTTTCCGAAGCTTCCTGCAGTCGGAGTTCAGCGATGAGAACATCGAGTTCTGGATGGCCTGCGAGGACTTTAAAAAGACCAAGGACCCAGTGAAACTGTCGGCCAAGGCCAAGAAGATCTATGAGGACTACATCCAGTCGGAGGGACCGAGAGAG GTGAACATTGACCACTTCACAAAGGATGTGACCCTGAGGAACCTGGTGGACCTCTCCCACGGGACCTTTGACTTGGCCCAGAAGAGGATCTTCGCCCTGATGGAGAAGGACTCCTTCGGCCGTTTCCTGCGGTCCGATCAGTACCAAGAGCTCCTGGTCAACTAA